In Drosophila teissieri strain GT53w chromosome 2R, Prin_Dtei_1.1, whole genome shotgun sequence, the following proteins share a genomic window:
- the LOC122613680 gene encoding transforming growth factor beta-1-induced transcript 1 protein-like, whose protein sequence is MTENIVCHKCQEAITKRMITALGKTWHPEHFLCRHCDEQIVDATFNIQSGEPVCNKCFVERYTYTCAGCKKPILERTICAMGESWHEACFCCGGACKKPLANQSFYERDGKAYCKQDYEDLFAARCAKCEKPITDSAVIAMNVKWHRDCFRCNKCENPITSQTFTIDGDKPVCPACNC, encoded by the coding sequence ATGACTGAGAACATTGTGTGCCACAAGTGCCAGGAGGCCATCACCAAGCGAATGATCACCGCCCTGGGCAAGACGTGGCATCCGGAGCACTTCCTGTGCCGCCACTGCGATGAGCAGATTGTGGACGCCACTTTTAACATCCAGAGTGGAGAACCGGTGTGCAACAAGTGCTTCGTGGAGCGGTACACCTACACCTGTGCCGGCTGCAAGAAGCCGATCCTCGAAAGGACCATCTGCGCCATGGGCGAGAGCTGGCACGAGGCTTGCTTCTGCTGTGGCGGAGCCTGCAAGAAGCCGCTGGCCAATCAGTCTTTCTATGAGCGCGACGGCAAGGCCTACTGCAAACAGGATTACGAAGACCTCTTCGCTGCCAGGTGCGCCAAGTGCGAGAAGCCCATCACGGACTCGGCGGTGATCGCCATGAACGTGAAGTGGCATCGCGATTGCTTTCGGTGCAACAAGTGCGAGAATCCCATCACCTCGCAGACCTTTACTATCGACGGGGACAAGCCCGTGTGCCCCGCCTGCAATTGCTGA